Proteins encoded in a region of the Vibrio ponticus genome:
- a CDS encoding DUF2867 domain-containing protein, translating to MKKVLVLGASGYIGSQLLHQLCNQGYNVTAAARQIEYLQARTLPHPLLTITYLDLADREATLKLVPQFEIVYFLVHGMAQGHDFVDYEISLAENFTAALDKSNIEQVIYLSAIQPQTGNSEHLKARRMTGEILRTSHIPITEVRAGVIIGPGSAAFEIMRDFVYNLPALVTPKWVDSKANPIALPNLNHYLLELAKKPTDEHKLYEAGGPDILSYRDQFKVICAASQRPYRLFATPLLTPKIASYWLGMVTSVPSNIGSALLAGLEHDFIADSSELEQRFPQKMIRFKEMVTTSIAQEGKFVRSNVWGFDPAALNRWQAGYGYYPKQTGASIETDLSTEQIWQVVKTLGRRDDPYFFANYLWRTREWLDIFFGGRKPIRRMPEGPELKVGDFIDSWKVIRCEKNQFLSLLFGMQGPGLGRLEFTITDLGDKRSLNITAWWHPQGFRGLLYWFAMMPAHLFIFKGMVKAIVKKAKPQAPEE from the coding sequence ATGAAGAAAGTTCTGGTGCTCGGCGCTTCTGGCTATATTGGTTCTCAGTTACTCCATCAACTCTGCAATCAAGGTTACAACGTAACTGCCGCAGCGCGCCAAATAGAGTATTTGCAAGCGAGAACGCTCCCCCATCCTCTTCTCACTATCACCTATCTTGATCTCGCCGATCGAGAAGCAACACTCAAGTTAGTTCCCCAATTCGAGATTGTTTACTTTCTTGTTCATGGCATGGCACAAGGGCATGACTTCGTAGACTATGAAATATCACTAGCAGAAAACTTCACTGCCGCACTTGATAAAAGTAATATCGAACAAGTTATCTATCTGAGCGCCATTCAACCTCAGACTGGTAATTCCGAGCATCTTAAAGCTCGCCGTATGACTGGGGAAATCTTAAGAACAAGTCATATACCAATTACCGAAGTCAGAGCTGGCGTGATTATCGGTCCAGGTTCCGCCGCTTTCGAAATTATGCGCGATTTTGTCTATAATTTGCCTGCCCTAGTAACCCCAAAGTGGGTGGATTCCAAAGCTAATCCCATTGCGCTACCAAACCTCAATCACTACCTACTCGAACTTGCCAAAAAACCAACCGATGAACACAAGCTTTATGAGGCTGGCGGTCCTGACATTCTCAGCTATCGCGATCAATTCAAAGTAATATGTGCTGCCAGTCAACGTCCCTATCGCTTATTTGCCACACCTCTGCTAACCCCAAAAATTGCATCCTACTGGCTAGGAATGGTTACCTCTGTACCATCCAATATTGGTAGTGCTCTGTTAGCTGGATTGGAGCATGACTTTATTGCCGACTCGAGCGAACTTGAACAACGTTTCCCGCAAAAAATGATTCGCTTTAAAGAGATGGTCACCACCAGCATCGCACAAGAAGGTAAGTTTGTACGTAGCAACGTCTGGGGCTTTGATCCTGCCGCTTTAAATCGTTGGCAAGCAGGTTATGGATACTACCCAAAGCAAACCGGGGCAAGTATTGAAACTGATCTCTCTACTGAACAGATCTGGCAGGTCGTTAAAACATTAGGTCGCCGAGACGATCCATACTTCTTTGCCAATTATTTATGGCGCACCCGCGAGTGGCTCGACATCTTCTTTGGTGGTCGCAAACCGATTCGCCGCATGCCTGAGGGACCTGAGCTTAAAGTTGGCGACTTTATCGACTCATGGAAAGTGATACGCTGTGAGAAAAACCAATTTCTATCGCTACTTTTCGGTATGCAGGGACCGGGACTGGGACGCTTAGAATTCACCATTACAGATTTGGGTGACAAACGAAGCCTCAACATTACAGCTTGGTGGCATCCGCAAGGATTTCGCGGTCTGCTCTATTGGTTTGCAATGATGCCTGCGCATCTATTCATTTTTAAAGGGATGGTCAAAGCCATTGTTAAAAAAGCAAAGCCTCAGGCACCGGAAGAATAA
- the rnk gene encoding nucleoside diphosphate kinase regulator, whose translation MNIKPEITLSSLDVDRIYNLIESLPRSAVSTEKLEEELERGNIVTPQEIPANVVTMNSRVRFVIEATQKEFEMTLVYPKDMNNSLDKVSILAPIGSALLGLSIGDTIQWPKPDGSNVDVTIQDITYQPEREGEFLI comes from the coding sequence ATGAATATCAAACCTGAAATTACCCTTTCATCACTTGATGTAGATAGAATCTATAATTTAATTGAATCTCTACCACGCAGTGCAGTTTCAACAGAAAAACTAGAAGAGGAACTGGAACGTGGCAATATCGTGACTCCGCAGGAAATACCCGCCAATGTAGTGACGATGAACTCTCGTGTGCGTTTTGTTATTGAAGCGACGCAAAAAGAGTTTGAAATGACGTTAGTGTATCCAAAAGATATGAACAATAGCCTTGATAAGGTCTCGATTTTGGCACCGATTGGCAGTGCTTTATTGGGCTTGTCTATTGGGGATACCATTCAATGGCCTAAACCTGATGGCTCTAATGTCGATGTGACAATACAAGATATTACTTATCAGCCAGAGCGGGAAGGTGAGTTCTTAATCTAA
- a CDS encoding immunoglobulin-like domain-containing protein — protein sequence MRITSQKFSMSLIAALILSGCELDVTPPVVTLIGEESVTVEAGTEYLESGATAEDDIDEEVDVIISGDVDTNTLGTYTVTYTATDVAGNSSSVERIVIVNDTLAPDLSLNGAVILEMLAGEEFVEPGWSALDLYEGSVEVEVTGSVDSATPGSYTLNYSATDRSGNQASETRTVTVLPSTILSLTTQNYFNGELIPQANVTVTAFKEDETLVRTGLTDAEGELQVVLFDQAERIVVHADAENFGEYSQIVTNRDQIVNVFLQPVNTTVTFTPTNTNELVVEGLSVVSLNENALVDENGRAPSGDVNAEITIIDPSIDPNLMPGNFETVDPVTGEVGHIESFGAISVTFSDQAQNNYNLADGQTATIRIPLSSGAINPPATIPLYYFDDETGYWVEEGTAELINGPVSRYYQGTVSHFTTWNADIRYQTIQIRGCVVDGNGEFAPFAQVRTQGVNYTGTAWSITDAQGQFSVPARFNSSVLLSVVTGEGLSRTSTIQTSSVDTQLGDCLSLEPAAAVISLTWGQEPRDLDTHFFGPVSEAGEQKFSVYYGNKNVTIGQSTFALDVDDTSSFGPEVTTVSSFPHAGRYSYAVYRFSGAGSISDSPARIELNYNGYRRVFSPPTGQATTCWAAFDFVVDEVGGVTIEEIGEWKDRNYCYASGNTGYPEPQEPVGEEESFQPMLRGAQLFLAPQTDILKQMIEDKYYAK from the coding sequence ATGCGAATAACAAGTCAGAAATTTTCTATGAGTTTGATAGCCGCACTGATCTTGAGTGGCTGTGAGCTTGATGTTACGCCGCCAGTTGTGACGTTAATTGGTGAAGAGAGTGTAACCGTAGAAGCGGGAACCGAATATCTCGAAAGTGGGGCAACGGCTGAAGATGATATTGATGAAGAAGTGGATGTCATCATCAGTGGTGACGTCGATACGAATACTCTAGGGACATACACTGTCACTTACACCGCTACAGATGTTGCCGGTAACTCGTCTTCCGTAGAAAGGATAGTCATCGTTAATGACACACTCGCGCCTGATTTGTCGTTAAATGGTGCAGTCATCTTAGAAATGCTTGCTGGAGAAGAATTTGTAGAGCCGGGTTGGAGTGCATTAGATCTATACGAAGGCTCGGTTGAAGTCGAGGTTACGGGTTCAGTCGATAGCGCGACTCCGGGCTCTTACACACTGAACTATTCAGCAACGGATCGCTCGGGTAACCAAGCGAGCGAAACTCGTACCGTCACGGTTTTACCAAGTACAATATTGTCACTAACCACACAAAACTACTTCAATGGTGAACTCATCCCTCAAGCGAATGTGACAGTCACTGCTTTTAAAGAGGATGAAACTCTCGTTCGCACTGGGTTGACCGATGCAGAAGGTGAGTTGCAAGTCGTGCTATTTGACCAAGCTGAACGCATAGTGGTTCATGCCGATGCTGAAAACTTCGGTGAGTACAGTCAAATTGTGACTAACCGAGATCAAATTGTGAATGTGTTCCTCCAACCAGTGAATACCACGGTTACTTTTACGCCAACGAACACGAATGAGCTAGTCGTAGAAGGTCTGTCGGTTGTTTCGCTGAATGAAAACGCACTGGTTGATGAAAATGGTCGAGCGCCAAGTGGTGATGTCAATGCAGAGATTACCATCATTGACCCAAGTATTGATCCTAACTTAATGCCAGGTAACTTTGAGACGGTCGATCCTGTGACAGGCGAAGTCGGTCATATCGAGAGTTTTGGTGCAATCAGCGTTACATTCTCGGACCAAGCACAGAACAACTATAACTTAGCTGATGGTCAAACTGCGACGATACGTATTCCATTGTCGTCTGGTGCGATAAATCCACCTGCAACGATTCCTCTTTATTATTTTGATGATGAGACAGGCTATTGGGTAGAAGAAGGGACTGCCGAGCTAATCAATGGACCAGTTAGCCGATATTACCAAGGCACAGTATCGCATTTCACCACTTGGAATGCAGATATTCGTTATCAAACCATTCAAATTCGTGGTTGTGTGGTTGATGGCAATGGGGAGTTCGCACCTTTTGCTCAAGTTAGAACGCAAGGTGTGAATTATACTGGTACGGCTTGGAGCATAACGGATGCACAGGGTCAATTTAGTGTGCCTGCACGATTCAATTCATCCGTATTGCTTTCTGTCGTTACCGGTGAAGGTTTAAGTCGTACATCAACGATTCAAACAAGTAGTGTAGATACCCAACTTGGGGATTGCTTGTCTTTAGAACCTGCGGCAGCGGTAATTAGTCTCACGTGGGGGCAAGAGCCAAGAGATTTGGATACTCACTTCTTTGGACCAGTCAGTGAAGCAGGTGAGCAGAAGTTTTCTGTCTATTATGGCAACAAAAATGTGACGATCGGTCAATCGACGTTTGCCTTGGATGTTGATGATACAAGTAGCTTTGGTCCTGAAGTAACGACAGTGAGCTCTTTCCCTCATGCCGGTCGCTATAGTTATGCCGTATATCGATTTAGCGGTGCGGGTAGTATCTCTGATTCTCCGGCGCGAATTGAATTAAACTACAATGGCTACCGTCGTGTTTTCTCACCACCAACGGGTCAAGCGACAACATGTTGGGCTGCCTTTGATTTTGTGGTTGATGAGGTAGGCGGTGTTACCATCGAAGAAATAGGTGAGTGGAAAGATAGAAACTATTGTTATGCAAGTGGCAATACTGGTTACCCTGAACCACAAGAGCCTGTAGGAGAAGAGGAATCTTTCCAACCAATGCTTAGAGGTGCTCAACTATTCCTTGCTCCACAAACTGATATCTTGAAACAGATGATCGAAGATAAATACTACGCGAAATAG
- a CDS encoding AGE family epimerase/isomerase, translating to MKWINTKSHTSWLDTETDRIFEFGRRSVVPNGFGWVGNNGNIREEMGTRLWITARMLHCYALAAHMGRPGAYDLVEHGIAALEGPLKDHTHGGWYATIDNSGEGIVDSSKQGYQHAFVLLGAASAVTTGHPRAHALLDEAITVYEKHFWVEEKQMCYESWDQAWTETEDYRGGNMAMHSVEAFLIVYDVTKDKKWLDRALNITEFMINKTAKSLSYRVNEHFDADWNPLPDYNKETPASHFRAYGGTPGHWIEWGRLICHLRATLLEIGADCPEWLLEDAIGLFDATVRDAWHVDGAPGFVYSVDWDGKPVVRERIRWAPVEAIGTAYALYAVTGEKKYEDWYRTWWDYCRTYLIDYEGCSWWQELDVNNQAGTSVVWDGKQDIYHLMHCLVIPRLPLTPGLAPALASGLLDVNLK from the coding sequence ATGAAGTGGATTAACACCAAATCTCACACCTCTTGGTTAGATACTGAAACAGATCGTATCTTTGAATTCGGCCGTCGTTCAGTGGTTCCTAACGGATTTGGTTGGGTGGGTAACAACGGTAACATTCGTGAGGAGATGGGCACTCGTCTTTGGATCACTGCACGTATGCTGCATTGTTACGCGCTTGCTGCACACATGGGTCGTCCTGGTGCGTATGATCTGGTTGAGCACGGTATTGCTGCTCTTGAAGGTCCACTAAAAGATCACACTCACGGTGGTTGGTACGCGACAATCGATAACTCAGGCGAGGGTATCGTTGACTCATCGAAACAAGGCTACCAGCACGCATTCGTACTACTAGGTGCGGCAAGTGCGGTTACAACAGGTCACCCACGTGCACATGCTCTGCTTGATGAAGCCATTACTGTGTACGAAAAACACTTCTGGGTTGAAGAGAAGCAGATGTGTTACGAGTCATGGGATCAAGCGTGGACTGAAACGGAAGATTACCGTGGTGGTAACATGGCGATGCACTCTGTGGAAGCATTCCTAATCGTTTACGATGTGACTAAAGATAAGAAGTGGCTAGATCGCGCACTAAATATCACTGAGTTCATGATCAACAAAACCGCGAAGAGCCTAAGCTACCGTGTAAACGAACACTTTGATGCTGACTGGAATCCACTACCAGATTACAACAAAGAAACGCCAGCAAGCCACTTCCGTGCGTACGGCGGTACACCTGGTCACTGGATTGAGTGGGGTCGCTTAATCTGTCACCTACGTGCAACGCTACTAGAAATTGGTGCTGATTGCCCTGAGTGGTTGCTAGAAGATGCGATTGGTCTGTTTGATGCAACGGTTCGCGATGCGTGGCATGTAGATGGTGCACCAGGTTTCGTTTACTCAGTTGATTGGGACGGTAAGCCAGTTGTACGTGAGCGTATCCGTTGGGCGCCTGTTGAAGCGATCGGTACAGCTTACGCGCTATACGCAGTAACAGGTGAGAAGAAATACGAAGATTGGTACCGCACATGGTGGGATTACTGCCGTACTTACCTAATTGACTACGAAGGTTGTTCATGGTGGCAAGAGCTTGATGTAAATAACCAAGCAGGTACAAGCGTAGTATGGGATGGTAAACAAGACATTTACCACCTAATGCACTGTTTAGTGATTCCTCGCTTGCCACTTACTCCGGGCTTAGCGCCTGCACTTGCTTCTGGTTTATTAGACGTAAACCTAAAGTAA
- a CDS encoding PTS transporter subunit EIIB, whose translation MINDKGNLQAKAQKILKAMGGVENIVAGRIDNCATRLRIQVKDLEIVNEGLLRRQGALGFIRLPDNQIQVVFFDVHTLAEEIRTQAAN comes from the coding sequence ATGATTAACGATAAAGGCAACTTACAGGCTAAGGCGCAAAAAATCCTTAAAGCAATGGGCGGTGTTGAGAACATCGTTGCAGGCAGAATCGACAACTGCGCGACGCGCCTACGTATACAAGTTAAAGATTTAGAAATCGTCAATGAAGGTTTGCTGCGACGTCAAGGTGCACTTGGGTTTATCCGCTTACCGGATAACCAGATTCAAGTGGTGTTCTTTGATGTACACACCCTAGCTGAAGAAATTCGAACTCAAGCCGCGAACTGA
- a CDS encoding TRAP transporter large permease: MVSPIFLVYFLVLLIVGVPVLFTLGLSPMITLFQNDQMLFANMLYQRLYSGLDSFLLLALPFFMLAGECMTAGGITPRIIAFAQTMVQHLRGGLGHVVILAATIFGALTGSAVAATSAIGGMLLPEMKKYKYDTGYSAALTAAATVLGNIIPPSGIMLIYAFVMNTSVAAMFLAGVTPGIILCVGLMIMNHFQIKKYPQVQAMERAPAMERRQAFRLAIVPLMTPVIILGGIYGGIFTPTEAAAVAVAYAIVVSLYIIKATNVKATYALFAKVAVNAASILIIVAAASGFASLISLSGVSTMVADFMNGITDNPYLLFAIINVLLFIIGMFLDAGPAILIFAPIFAPIMTAAGIDPVHFGVVMCANLSIGLATPPMGLVLFVASGVSKVSVSEISKKIIPFLIVEMAIIFLISFFPSLVIGLPQLAGIM, translated from the coding sequence ATGGTATCTCCAATCTTTCTAGTCTATTTCTTAGTACTGCTTATCGTCGGCGTACCAGTACTATTTACATTGGGTTTATCCCCGATGATCACTCTGTTCCAAAACGACCAAATGTTGTTTGCGAACATGCTTTATCAACGCCTGTACTCTGGCTTAGATAGCTTCTTACTGCTTGCTCTACCATTCTTTATGTTGGCGGGCGAGTGTATGACGGCGGGTGGTATTACACCACGTATCATCGCTTTTGCTCAGACAATGGTTCAGCACTTGCGTGGTGGTCTAGGTCACGTGGTAATTCTCGCGGCAACAATCTTCGGTGCACTGACTGGTTCAGCGGTAGCGGCAACTTCAGCAATCGGCGGTATGCTGCTTCCTGAAATGAAGAAGTACAAATACGATACTGGTTATTCTGCAGCACTAACGGCAGCGGCGACAGTACTTGGTAACATCATTCCACCATCAGGCATCATGCTTATCTACGCGTTTGTTATGAACACGTCAGTAGCAGCAATGTTCTTGGCTGGTGTGACTCCAGGTATCATTCTGTGTGTGGGTCTTATGATCATGAACCACTTCCAGATCAAAAAATACCCACAAGTACAAGCAATGGAACGTGCACCAGCGATGGAGCGTCGCCAAGCATTCCGTCTAGCGATTGTTCCGCTAATGACACCAGTGATCATTCTTGGTGGTATTTACGGTGGTATCTTTACGCCAACAGAAGCAGCTGCAGTAGCAGTAGCTTACGCAATCGTAGTTTCGCTATACATCATTAAAGCGACTAACGTTAAAGCAACTTACGCACTGTTCGCGAAAGTAGCAGTAAACGCAGCATCGATTCTTATCATCGTTGCAGCGGCAAGTGGTTTTGCATCACTAATCAGTCTATCTGGTGTTTCGACCATGGTTGCTGATTTCATGAATGGTATTACTGATAACCCTTACTTACTGTTTGCGATTATTAACGTACTGCTATTCATCATTGGTATGTTCTTAGACGCGGGTCCTGCAATCCTAATCTTTGCTCCGATTTTCGCGCCAATCATGACAGCAGCGGGTATCGACCCAGTACACTTCGGTGTGGTTATGTGTGCAAACCTTTCTATCGGTTTGGCAACTCCGCCAATGGGTCTAGTACTTTTCGTAGCATCCGGTGTATCGAAGGTATCTGTATCTGAAATCTCTAAGAAAATCATTCCATTCCTAATCGTAGAAATGGCAATCATCTTCCTGATTTCATTCTTCCCATCATTGGTAATCGGTCTACCTCAATTAGCGGGCATCATGTAG
- a CDS encoding TRAP transporter small permease, translating into MLKTIEKALNTVTTPVAKLLRHVAGVLLLVMTVMVVAQVLFRYVLNVPLSWTDEMARFLMIYMTYLCLPFVYLADKNIAMTFVTEIVEKKAPRLYALFALVAHISAILVFAVWIKFGWNFYNTGSVMADSLPIPMYVIYVIPPVMMTVTCVYALQKCIQSIRGILGDFTDVSQSQATVALYEAPIIEEDSSDAPESKKEANLEPTAAS; encoded by the coding sequence ATGCTAAAAACAATAGAAAAAGCATTGAATACAGTGACTACCCCTGTTGCGAAATTACTACGCCACGTTGCTGGTGTATTACTTCTCGTGATGACAGTGATGGTTGTCGCTCAAGTACTCTTCCGTTATGTACTTAACGTGCCTTTAAGCTGGACAGATGAGATGGCGCGTTTCTTGATGATCTACATGACTTATCTCTGCCTGCCGTTCGTGTACTTGGCCGACAAAAACATTGCAATGACATTCGTAACTGAAATTGTGGAGAAAAAAGCCCCTCGACTATACGCATTGTTTGCTTTAGTTGCGCATATCTCAGCAATTCTTGTATTTGCGGTTTGGATTAAATTTGGTTGGAACTTCTACAACACCGGTTCAGTAATGGCCGACAGTTTGCCAATTCCAATGTATGTCATCTACGTGATTCCACCAGTAATGATGACAGTAACATGTGTTTACGCACTACAAAAATGTATCCAGTCTATTCGTGGCATTTTAGGAGATTTCACTGACGTTTCTCAAAGCCAAGCGACGGTTGCTCTTTACGAAGCACCAATAATCGAAGAAGACAGTTCTGACGCGCCTGAAAGCAAGAAAGAGGCGAATCTAGAACCAACAGCAGCATCTTAA
- a CDS encoding class II fructose-bisphosphate aldolase gives MAYVSGNTMINEAWKNGYAIGAFTAHNLETIKAVLLAAQEEQSPIMIQIGQKAINEMGMKPLRTAIDSLIEYHQITVPVCVHLDHSRKFEQCMEAATCDFQSLMFDGSALDFEENVRITKAVVDVANALGLGAEGEIGKIGGTEDDITVDEKDAMITTVAEALDFSERTGVHYLAVSIGTAHGVYKTTPQLKFDRLSEIKEAVQKPIVLHGGSGVPDDQVIEAVKRGVAKINVDTELRQGFIDGVQAHWQANAKDYVLADVMNTGIASMKEVVRHKIRLFGSNGKA, from the coding sequence ATGGCTTACGTATCTGGTAACACAATGATTAACGAAGCGTGGAAAAACGGTTATGCAATCGGTGCTTTCACAGCTCACAACCTAGAAACGATCAAAGCAGTACTACTAGCGGCTCAAGAAGAGCAATCGCCAATCATGATTCAAATTGGTCAAAAAGCAATTAACGAAATGGGCATGAAACCACTTCGTACTGCGATTGACTCATTGATCGAATACCACCAAATCACGGTACCAGTGTGTGTTCACTTAGACCACAGCCGTAAGTTCGAGCAATGTATGGAAGCTGCGACCTGTGATTTCCAATCGCTTATGTTCGATGGTTCAGCGCTAGATTTCGAAGAGAACGTACGCATCACTAAAGCAGTAGTAGACGTAGCAAACGCGCTAGGACTAGGTGCTGAAGGTGAAATCGGTAAGATTGGTGGTACAGAAGATGACATCACAGTTGATGAAAAAGACGCGATGATCACTACCGTTGCTGAAGCATTGGATTTCTCTGAGCGTACTGGTGTTCACTACCTTGCTGTTTCAATCGGTACAGCGCACGGTGTTTACAAAACTACCCCACAACTGAAGTTTGACCGTCTGTCAGAAATCAAAGAAGCAGTGCAAAAACCAATCGTTCTTCACGGTGGTTCAGGTGTGCCAGATGACCAAGTAATCGAAGCGGTAAAACGTGGTGTAGCGAAGATCAACGTTGATACTGAATTACGCCAAGGCTTTATTGACGGTGTACAAGCGCACTGGCAAGCAAACGCGAAGGACTACGTACTTGCTGATGTGATGAATACCGGTATCGCTTCAATGAAAGAAGTGGTTCGCCACAAAATCCGCCTGTTTGGTTCAAACGGCAAAGCGTAA
- the yihU gene encoding sulfolactaldehyde 3-reductase yields MSTIGFIGLGQMGTPMALNLIKGGHSVKVFDINQDAVQQLVEQGATAATSPANAALDSEFVVTMLPNGTLVKNVILGENGVTTTLDKNALLIDMSTIHPLETDSLIKQMTELGFSMMEAPVGRTSEHAVRGELLIMAGGTKEQVERAQPLFDCMGNETVDCGGAGKGIRVKIINNYMSIALNALSAEAATLSEAIGLDWETSMKVMSGTPAGKGHFTTTWPGKVLAGDLSPVFMVDLAHKDIGIALDLANQVNVPMPCGAAAREMYNLTRAAGRGRQDWTAVLEQLRVSSGLEPKVK; encoded by the coding sequence ATGTCTACTATTGGATTTATTGGTTTGGGTCAAATGGGTACGCCAATGGCGCTGAACTTAATCAAGGGCGGCCACTCAGTAAAAGTTTTTGACATCAACCAAGATGCAGTCCAGCAGCTAGTTGAACAAGGCGCGACAGCAGCGACATCGCCTGCTAATGCGGCATTAGATTCGGAATTCGTTGTTACTATGCTGCCAAACGGTACGCTGGTTAAAAATGTGATCTTAGGTGAGAACGGTGTTACGACGACACTCGATAAAAATGCACTACTTATCGACATGTCTACAATTCACCCGCTTGAGACTGATAGCCTAATTAAACAAATGACAGAACTTGGCTTCTCAATGATGGAAGCGCCAGTCGGCCGTACTTCTGAGCATGCGGTTCGTGGTGAGCTACTTATCATGGCTGGTGGCACAAAAGAACAAGTAGAGCGTGCTCAACCACTGTTTGATTGTATGGGTAATGAGACGGTTGATTGTGGCGGCGCAGGTAAAGGTATCCGCGTTAAGATCATCAACAACTACATGAGTATCGCGTTAAACGCCCTTTCTGCTGAAGCAGCGACGCTTTCTGAAGCCATTGGTCTGGATTGGGAAACCTCAATGAAAGTGATGAGCGGCACACCTGCAGGTAAAGGTCACTTTACAACGACTTGGCCAGGTAAGGTGCTAGCAGGCGATCTGTCACCAGTATTCATGGTCGACCTAGCGCATAAAGACATTGGTATTGCGTTGGATCTTGCTAACCAAGTTAACGTGCCAATGCCTTGTGGCGCTGCGGCTCGTGAAATGTACAACTTAACTCGTGCGGCAGGTCGTGGTCGTCAAGACTGGACTGCGGTACTAGAGCAGCTACGCGTAAGTTCAGGTCTTGAACCAAAAGTGAAATAA
- a CDS encoding PfkB family carbohydrate kinase — protein sequence MTIACLGITVLDRIQRVASLPTTGGKYVAKDYFEVGGGPAATAAVAVAKMGHQVDFIGRVGQDGVADTMLSELASYGVNVDKAVHVAGASSAFSAVLVDDEGERMIINYQDQSLSRDPKQLETIDFSQYETILTDVRWPEGAKYALEQAKKHNIPSVLDADLSPDSIDELVKLADHVAFSEPGLEKFTGCSDPIEGLKIAKKQTDGKVYVTVGSQGCYWLEGDEICHEPVIKVDVVDTTGAGDVFHGALAVAVAESKQSREAIVFSNLVAALKCTKRGGREGIPARSEVDQKLQK from the coding sequence ATGACAATTGCATGTTTAGGTATTACGGTTCTCGACCGTATTCAACGTGTAGCTTCTTTGCCAACAACAGGTGGTAAATACGTAGCAAAAGATTACTTTGAAGTTGGCGGAGGTCCTGCTGCGACAGCGGCTGTCGCGGTTGCTAAGATGGGTCACCAAGTCGATTTCATCGGTCGTGTTGGTCAAGATGGTGTGGCAGATACCATGCTATCTGAGCTGGCTAGCTATGGCGTAAATGTTGATAAAGCTGTGCATGTCGCTGGCGCATCATCAGCCTTCTCAGCTGTTCTAGTTGATGATGAAGGTGAGCGAATGATCATTAATTACCAAGATCAATCACTGAGCCGCGATCCAAAGCAACTTGAAACTATCGACTTTTCACAGTACGAAACCATACTCACTGACGTACGTTGGCCAGAGGGCGCAAAGTACGCTTTAGAGCAAGCAAAAAAACACAATATCCCTTCTGTACTAGACGCTGACCTTTCACCAGATTCTATTGACGAGCTTGTGAAACTAGCCGATCATGTGGCGTTCTCTGAGCCTGGCCTTGAAAAGTTCACTGGTTGCAGTGATCCAATTGAAGGTCTTAAAATCGCTAAAAAACAAACAGATGGCAAAGTTTATGTTACAGTAGGTTCACAGGGCTGCTACTGGCTAGAAGGTGACGAAATTTGTCATGAGCCAGTAATCAAAGTTGATGTGGTGGACACAACTGGTGCAGGCGATGTTTTTCATGGTGCTTTAGCGGTTGCGGTCGCAGAATCGAAACAAAGCCGTGAGGCGATTGTTTTCTCAAACCTAGTGGCAGCGTTAAAATGCACTAAAAGAGGTGGTCGAGAAGGAATCCCGGCTAGATCAGAAGTGGACCAAAAACTTCAGAAATAA